ATCTTCGTCCAGATGTCTTCGAGATCACGCTCCACGTAGTTGAGCTCTGACGGGGTGGGGGAGAGCACCATGTCATCCCGGACCTTCAGGTACATCAGACGCAGTTGCTCGGGAATGTGGTCGAACATGCGCCACCACACCAGGGCGTAGAACCGCATCTGGAACACCGCCTGCGCAGAAAACCGCGGGATCGGTTTCTTCCCCGTCTTGTAGTCGACCACGCGCACCTGACCGGTGGGGGCGACATCCACGCGGTCGATGAAACCACGGACCGGGACTCCATTCGGCAGGGTGGTGTCCACGAACTTCTCCACCGACTCGGCATCGAAGCCGGACGGGTTCTCCATCTGGAAGTAGCCTTTGACCAACGACCGTGCCTCGACGAGGAAGTCCGTCGTCGACTCGTCGGGCACCAGTTCTTCAAGCTGCGCGTCCGACTCCTTCATCGCCGCCCAGTGCGGCGTGAGCATCTTCACCGCAGCGGGGTAGGTGCGGTCCTCCCGCGGCAGGCCGTGCAGGTCCTCCAGGACGGCATGCACCAGGGTGCCCTTGACCTGGGCGACGGTGCTGGGTTCCGGCAGCCGGTCAATCGCCCGCAGGCGGTAGAGCAACGGACACTGCCGGTAGTCACCGACACGCGAGGGAGACAGGGCGAGGGGACGGCGGGTCACAGGGCTTCCAACATCTTTCCGGGGTTGAGAATGGCGGTCGGGTCGACAGCGTCCTTGATCCTGCGGTGCAGGCGGCGGTTCGCCTCATCGAGTTCCTGCGGGAGCCATGACGCCTTCAGCGCCCCGACGCCGTGTTCGCCGGTGATGGTACCCCCGAGTTCGAGGCCGAGCCGCATGATGCGGTCGAAAGCGTCGGTTCCGGCGGCGACGGAAGCCGCGTCGGAGAGATCGTAGAAGACTGAGGGATGGACATTGCCGTCACCGGCGTGGGCCACGAGGGCGACGGTGGTCCTGGTGTCGTCCCGGATCGCCTCGACGCCGGCGCAGAAGTCGGCCAGGCGACTCCGCGGGACGCATACGTCATCGATCATCTGGCCACCACCGTGGGTGGCGGCATAGCGCTCATTGGCGATCTGCACTGACCGTCGGGCGGCCACCAGAAGCTCGGAGTCCGCAGGGTTGTCGGCGAAAGCGACGTCCACCGCACCGTGTGCCTCGGCAACCTCTGCGAACGCCCGCGTGTCGTCGGCAGCGGTGACCGAATCGGACTGCATGATCAGCACGGCGCCAACAGCGGCGTCAGTGACGTCCGAGTCGGCGTCCGGATCCGGGGCGAAACCGAAATCACCGATCTCGGACAGCAGAGCGATGGTCAGCCCGTCCATCATCTCCAGCATCGATGGATTCGCCCCGGTGGACATATAGGACGCGACGGTGTCCACCGCACCTCCCACCGCGGGGAACGTTGCCAACGCAGTGAGCGGATCCGGTCCCAGCGCAACAACCTTCAGCACGGCCTGCACGATGATCCCCAAGGTGCCTTCGGAACCGGTGAACAGGGACACCAGGTCAAACCCCGCCACCCCTTTGACGGTACGGTGCCCCAGCCGGGTCACCGTGCCGTCAGCCAGCACGACGGTCAGCTCCCGGACGTATTCGCCGGTCACACCGTACTTCACGCAGCACATGCCACCGGCGTTGGTCGCGATATTGCCGCCGATCGACGAGATCGCCACAGAACCAGGGTCCGGCGGATACGCCAGGCCGTGGGGGCGCAGGGCGTCCTTGAGATCCTTGTTGATGATCCCCGGCTCGACGGTGACGGTCATGTTCGCCTCGTCGATGTCCAGGATCCGGCTCATCGACGCCACCGAGAGCAGAATGCAGCCGTGCTCGGCACATGCTCCGCCCGACAGACCCGAGCGCGCTCCCTGCGGGACCACGGGGATCCCGCGGGCCCGGGCGAACTGCATGGTCAGAGCGACGTCCTCCACACACCCGGCGCGCACCACAGCGAGGGCGTCGCCGGAGCCGGGGTGGACCGACTCATCCGTGGAGTAGGCGGCGATGACGTCCGGATCGGTACTCAGTGTGCCCCGGAGCCGGGCAGCCAGCGCGGTCAGTGAGTCTGGCACGGCAGGGGAGTCTGGCACGGTATTCACAGGTGCTCCAGCATCTTTCCGGGGTTGAGGACCCCGGTGGGGTCGACGGCGTTCTTGATCTCCCGGTGCAGGCGCCGGTTACCGTCGTCGAGTTCGGTGGCCAGCCAGCGGTTCTTGAGGTTGCCGACACCGTGTTCACCGGTGATCGTGCCCCCCAGGTCCAGACCGAGAGCCATGATGCGGTCGAACGCGTCCTGGGCGGAAGCCACGGAGTCGTCGTCGGTGGTGTCGAAGAAGACCGAAGGGTGCATATTACCGTCGCCGGCGTGGCCGATCACCGTGACCAGTGCGCCGGTGTCGTCCCGGATGCCCTCGACCCGGTCGCAGAACTCGGCGATGCGGGAGCGGGGGACGCATACGTCGTCGAGCAGCTGGCCCCCGCCGTGTGCCCTGGCGTAGTGCTCCCAGGCGGGCTGCGCGGAGCGCCGGGCGGCGACGAGGAGTTCGGAGTCTACGGGGTTGTCAGCGAAAGCGACGTCGACCGCGCCGTGCGTTTCGGCGACGCTGGCGAAGGCTTCGGTGTCCGCGGCCGCGGTGACGGAGTCGGACTGCATGATCAGGACTGCGCCGACGGCGGCGTCGAGACCGAAGTCGCCGAGCTCGTTGACCATGGCGATGGTGGCGGCGTCCATCATCTCCAGCAGGGAAGGAGAGGCCCCGGTCGCCATGTAGGCCGAGACCGCTTCGGCGGCCGACCGGACCGAGGGGAAGGTCGCCAGAGCGCTCAGCGGGTCCGGCCCCAGAGGAACGACCTTCAACGTGGCTTCGACAATAATTCCGAGGGTGCCTTCGGAGCCGGTGAACAACCCCGCCAGATCGAGTCCTGCAACTCCCTTGACCGTACGGTGGCCGAGCCGGGTGACTGTGCCGTCAGCCAGCACGACGGTCAGCTCCCGGACGTATTCGCGG
The genomic region above belongs to Corynebacterium glyciniphilum AJ 3170 and contains:
- a CDS encoding RecB family exonuclease gives rise to the protein MTRRPLALSPSRVGDYRQCPLLYRLRAIDRLPEPSTVAQVKGTLVHAVLEDLHGLPREDRTYPAAVKMLTPHWAAMKESDAQLEELVPDESTTDFLVEARSLVKGYFQMENPSGFDAESVEKFVDTTLPNGVPVRGFIDRVDVAPTGQVRVVDYKTGKKPIPRFSAQAVFQMRFYALVWWRMFDHIPEQLRLMYLKVRDDMVLSPTPSELNYVERDLEDIWTKIGEDARSGDFAPTTSKLCGWCSFQAICPAFNGTPPEYPGVPEEFA
- a CDS encoding FAD-binding oxidoreductase, with protein sequence MTSPTSPAVTGITTQLGPQLSGSLTTDPDVLAAHATDESLYSPVGTPAALVRATTVDDVVATLRYAHHHEIPVVPQGARSGISGGANAVDGCILLSVASMNRVLEVDEANMTVTVEPGIINKDLKDALRPHGLAYPPDPGSVAMCSIGGNIATNAGGMCCVKYGVTREYVRELTVVLADGTVTRLGHRTVKGVAGLDLAGLFTGSEGTLGIIVEATLKVVPLGPDPLSALATFPSVRSAAEAVSAYMATGASPSLLEMMDAATIAMVNELGDFGLDAAVGAVLIMQSDSVTAAADTEAFASVAETHGAVDVAFADNPVDSELLVAARRSAQPAWEHYARAHGGGQLLDDVCVPRSRIAEFCDRVEGIRDDTGALVTVIGHAGDGNMHPSVFFDTTDDDSVASAQDAFDRIMALGLDLGGTITGEHGVGNLKNRWLATELDDGNRRLHREIKNAVDPTGVLNPGKMLEHL
- a CDS encoding FAD-binding oxidoreductase, which codes for MPDSLTALAARLRGTLSTDPDVIAAYSTDESVHPGSGDALAVVRAGCVEDVALTMQFARARGIPVVPQGARSGLSGGACAEHGCILLSVASMSRILDIDEANMTVTVEPGIINKDLKDALRPHGLAYPPDPGSVAISSIGGNIATNAGGMCCVKYGVTGEYVRELTVVLADGTVTRLGHRTVKGVAGFDLVSLFTGSEGTLGIIVQAVLKVVALGPDPLTALATFPAVGGAVDTVASYMSTGANPSMLEMMDGLTIALLSEIGDFGFAPDPDADSDVTDAAVGAVLIMQSDSVTAADDTRAFAEVAEAHGAVDVAFADNPADSELLVAARRSVQIANERYAATHGGGQMIDDVCVPRSRLADFCAGVEAIRDDTRTTVALVAHAGDGNVHPSVFYDLSDAASVAAGTDAFDRIMRLGLELGGTITGEHGVGALKASWLPQELDEANRRLHRRIKDAVDPTAILNPGKMLEAL